In Halorhabdus tiamatea SARL4B, a genomic segment contains:
- a CDS encoding DUF4238 domain-containing protein, which translates to MRDEKVSQHYVPRLHLRRFSTKPDGDSVYCFDKQNKRSFETSVRNTATENFFYDPKTKLEPEMEEFLEDLEGRVTNPYDKIVENESLSVLSEDEKETVAEFLGVQMIRTRGERSSIQGMIEGIEEQVGRENMAEELKEEIDETKKDDTLREMQNDLIKETGGQFGDMLMKLEWHLFLNNSDLPYYTSDFPVVRHNELYFGPYGELGLMNRGVQVYFPLTPWVMLAIIETSVYPDMPEVWEKDNRENVVFQRDLQVTRSNRFVYSCRDDFDQAEERIEDSPIVAEPLSERQNVE; encoded by the coding sequence ATGAGAGATGAGAAGGTTTCTCAGCACTACGTGCCCCGGTTGCATCTCCGTAGATTCTCTACCAAGCCGGATGGTGATTCTGTCTACTGTTTCGACAAACAGAACAAACGCAGTTTCGAGACGAGTGTAAGGAATACAGCGACGGAGAATTTCTTCTACGATCCGAAGACGAAGTTGGAGCCGGAGATGGAGGAATTTCTGGAGGATTTAGAGGGTCGGGTAACGAATCCATACGATAAAATAGTAGAGAACGAGTCGTTGTCTGTTCTATCAGAGGATGAGAAGGAGACTGTTGCTGAGTTCCTCGGTGTTCAGATGATCAGGACACGCGGCGAGCGATCGTCTATCCAGGGAATGATTGAGGGCATTGAGGAGCAGGTTGGCCGGGAGAATATGGCGGAAGAATTGAAGGAGGAGATTGATGAGACGAAGAAGGATGACACCTTGCGGGAGATGCAGAATGATTTGATCAAAGAAACCGGCGGCCAGTTCGGAGATATGTTGATGAAGTTGGAGTGGCACTTGTTCTTGAACAATTCTGATCTCCCGTACTATACGTCCGACTTCCCGGTTGTGCGGCATAATGAGCTGTATTTCGGGCCTTACGGTGAGCTGGGATTGATGAATCGAGGTGTGCAGGTGTATTTTCCGTTGACGCCTTGGGTGATGCTGGCTATCATCGAGACCAGTGTCTACCCTGATATGCCGGAGGTGTGGGAGAAGGACAACCGTGAAAATGTGGTGTTCCAACGAGATTTGCAGGTTACCCGATCAAACCGTTTCGTGTACTCGTGTAGGGATGATTTTGACCAGGCGGAGGAACGGATTGAGGATTCTCCGATTGTCGCTGAA